AGAATTCGACTTATTTGATAAATTCTCTTTAATAAAGGTGGGAATGGCAAATTCAAAACAGATTAAAATTTTGAGAAAAAGATATAATGAAGCAAAAATTATATGGAACCCTATAATAAAAACCTCTACAGGATATACGATAATTTCACCTAATGATGTAAATGAAGGTTCAAAATACGTAGATTTAATGATAATGAATTCAGAAGAATATGAAATGGCAGATATAAACTGCGATGTAATAATCACAGGTGGGCATAAAAATACTGAAAAAATAGAAATATTATATAAAAATAAAAAATTCTATTCACAAAAATATGAAAAACAATTACATGGGACAGGCTGTACTTTCTCTTCACTAATAACAGCACATATTCATATGGGTTATACTATTGAAGAATCCATTAATGCTTCATTATATTATATGGATAAAATGGTTAAAAATTC
This DNA window, taken from Marinitoga sp. 38H-ov, encodes the following:
- a CDS encoding bifunctional hydroxymethylpyrimidine kinase/phosphomethylpyrimidine kinase, with protein sequence MLVFSGFDPSGGAGILQDISIMKMFKISPKAIISAYTVQNEKEFKSVEFRENFEEFDLFDKFSLIKVGMANSKQIKILRKRYNEAKIIWNPIIKTSTGYTIISPNDVNEGSKYVDLMIMNSEEYEMADINCDVIITGGHKNTEKIEILYKNKKFYSQKYEKQLHGTGCTFSSLITAHIHMGYTIEESINASLYYMDKMVKNSEFSVETENMIYEFHKNYILEELWKIKSEINKLGKYTIPEVGQNIVFALPEAENEYDVGKFPGRIHKLYFATQK